From one Zhongshania sp. R06B22 genomic stretch:
- the gdhA gene encoding NADP-specific glutamate dehydrogenase, whose amino-acid sequence MTESHVDLEQFMDGVKRRNPGELEFHQAVHDVASDIFEFIQDKAVYHEAQILRRLAEPDRVISFRVCWQDDLGNVRVQRGYRVQNSNAIGPYKGGLRFHKSVNQSILKFLAFEQTFKNSLTGLPMGGGKGGSDFNPKGKSDNEIMRFCQSFMTELYRHVGEVTDVPAGDIGVGAKEIGYMFGQYKRITNRYVGVLTGKGLSWGGSLVRTEATGYGLIYFVENMLEHRGDSFTNKTVCVSGAGNVALHAAEKAIGLGAKVITLSDSSGFIHDPEGFDQNKIHWLKEHKLKHQGSIAEYVEQFPEASFHQAEKPWHIPCDIALPCATQNEIGQDDAIALINNGVMLVAEGANMPCTTEAVHTFREARIGFGPAKAANAGGVAVSGLEMSQNSARMSWDEVKLHELLRDIMKDIHERCRSHGVLADGYVDYAKGANIAGFKKVADAMLAFGIV is encoded by the coding sequence ATGACTGAATCGCATGTCGACCTAGAACAATTTATGGACGGTGTTAAACGCCGCAACCCCGGCGAACTAGAGTTTCATCAGGCGGTGCATGATGTTGCGAGCGACATCTTTGAGTTTATTCAAGACAAAGCGGTATACCATGAAGCGCAAATCCTACGTCGCCTAGCGGAACCCGACCGGGTGATTTCGTTTCGGGTATGTTGGCAGGATGATCTTGGCAATGTTCGCGTTCAGCGCGGCTACCGGGTTCAGAATAGCAACGCGATTGGTCCCTATAAAGGCGGCCTCCGATTTCACAAAAGCGTAAATCAAAGTATTTTGAAATTTCTCGCTTTTGAGCAAACCTTTAAGAATAGCCTCACCGGATTGCCAATGGGTGGTGGTAAGGGAGGGAGTGACTTTAATCCTAAGGGTAAATCCGATAATGAAATAATGCGCTTTTGCCAATCCTTCATGACCGAACTTTATCGCCACGTTGGCGAGGTCACCGATGTACCAGCTGGTGATATTGGCGTTGGTGCTAAAGAGATTGGATATATGTTTGGGCAGTACAAACGGATCACTAACCGCTATGTCGGGGTGCTGACGGGTAAAGGTTTAAGTTGGGGGGGGAGCCTCGTCCGTACTGAAGCGACGGGTTACGGGCTGATTTATTTTGTTGAAAATATGCTTGAGCACCGCGGCGATTCGTTTACAAATAAAACGGTTTGCGTGTCCGGCGCGGGTAATGTTGCTCTGCATGCGGCTGAGAAAGCCATTGGCCTTGGTGCCAAGGTAATTACGCTGTCAGATTCCAGTGGATTCATCCACGACCCAGAGGGATTTGATCAGAACAAAATTCATTGGTTAAAAGAACACAAATTAAAACATCAAGGTAGCATTGCCGAATACGTAGAACAATTCCCTGAGGCGAGCTTTCATCAAGCAGAAAAGCCTTGGCATATTCCCTGTGACATTGCGCTACCTTGCGCCACCCAAAACGAAATCGGCCAGGACGACGCTATAGCGCTGATTAATAATGGTGTCATGCTCGTTGCCGAGGGCGCCAATATGCCCTGCACCACAGAGGCTGTGCATACTTTTCGTGAGGCGCGCATTGGCTTCGGTCCGGCCAAAGCTGCCAACGCCGGTGGAGTCGCTGTGTCTGGCTTAGAGATGAGTCAAAACAGCGCGCGCATGTCGTGGGACGAAGTTAAATTGCACGAGCTTTTACGGGATATAATGAAGGATATCCATGAGCGTTGCCGGTCACACGGTGTTCTCGCTGATGGCTATGTTGACTACGCCAAAGGGGCAAATATTGCGGGCTTTAAAAAAGTTGCCGATGCCATGCTGGCGTTTGGTATCGTATAA
- the acnA gene encoding aconitate hydratase AcnA, whose product MQSTDHLRATLNVDGSDYHYFDLNKLGDDRLINLPKSLKILLENQLRHFDGDSVNSDIIVAFSRWLDQPTGGEDLNFSPARVLMQDFTGVPAIVDLAAMRDAVAKRGGDVSAINPQIPVHLVIDHSVTVDQFGSPQAFGENVANEMARNDERYRFLKWGQSAFKNFSVVPPGTGICHQVNLEYLAQVVWSSDGVAYPDTVLGTDSHTPMVNGLGVLGWGVGGIEAEAALLGQPYSMMLPEVIGFELNGKLNDGVTATDLVLTVVQILRREGVVGKFVEFYGDGLAELSVADRATIANMAPEYGATCGYFPVDEATLAYMELTGRSSENIALTEAYCKAQGLWRHAGDQPTFTRTVSLDLNTVEPSLAGPSRPQDRVALGDLGEAMRDFLKASKRDLRESVAIPDMDLKLHHGDVVIAAITSCTNTSNPDVMIAAGLVARKARERGLRVKPWVKTSLAPGSKVVSKYLSDSGLQEDLDSLGFDLVGYGCTTCIGNSGPLPDPIAAAIDSKDMVVSALLSGNRNFEGRIHPQVKASWLASPPLVVAYALAGSTLLNLRDDAIGKDQEGKPVYLKDLWPSNQEIHDIRKIVSGDMFKDAYQDVYKGTAEWQAINIASTETYQWQEDSSYIRLPTFFDTPTVSGEEFPTLRGARILGLFGDTITTDHISPAGKIALDSPASHYLQSNGVSPAEFNSYGSRRGNHEVMLRGTFANTRLHNKLVDREGGYTLSPDGKNVISIYKAAMKYQESNTPLVIIAGKQYGTGSSRDWAAKGTLLLGIKAVIAESFERIHRSNLIGMGVMPIEFDKQIPQEMLDLQGDEGVDIISCDPVLAPKQKVRIILSRSDGSRHEVLGRLRIDTKEEMAYFRHGGILQYVLAELGK is encoded by the coding sequence ATGCAATCTACTGACCATCTGCGCGCAACACTCAATGTTGACGGCAGCGATTACCACTATTTTGACCTAAACAAACTCGGTGATGATCGCCTCATCAATCTGCCAAAATCATTAAAGATACTACTGGAAAATCAGCTCCGTCATTTTGACGGCGATTCAGTAAACTCAGACATCATTGTTGCTTTCTCGCGCTGGTTAGATCAGCCCACTGGCGGTGAAGATCTCAATTTCTCTCCCGCCCGCGTGTTAATGCAAGACTTTACCGGAGTACCCGCTATTGTCGATTTAGCCGCTATGCGTGACGCGGTCGCTAAACGCGGCGGCGATGTTTCCGCCATCAATCCACAGATCCCAGTTCATTTGGTTATCGACCACTCCGTCACGGTAGATCAATTTGGCTCACCCCAGGCCTTTGGCGAGAATGTAGCCAATGAAATGGCCCGCAACGACGAGCGCTATCGCTTTTTAAAATGGGGTCAATCCGCTTTCAAGAACTTTAGCGTTGTACCGCCAGGCACCGGTATATGCCATCAGGTTAATTTGGAATACTTAGCCCAGGTGGTGTGGAGTAGTGACGGTGTAGCCTATCCAGATACGGTATTAGGTACTGACAGCCACACTCCAATGGTTAATGGCTTAGGCGTGCTGGGCTGGGGCGTTGGCGGCATTGAAGCCGAAGCGGCCCTACTCGGCCAGCCCTACTCGATGATGCTGCCGGAGGTAATTGGTTTTGAATTAAACGGCAAATTAAATGACGGCGTCACCGCAACAGATTTGGTATTAACCGTGGTGCAGATTTTGCGCAGAGAGGGCGTAGTCGGTAAATTTGTTGAGTTTTACGGTGACGGTCTGGCTGAATTGAGCGTGGCCGATCGTGCCACCATTGCCAATATGGCCCCCGAATATGGCGCGACCTGCGGCTACTTCCCTGTGGACGAAGCCACCCTAGCTTATATGGAATTAACCGGACGCAGCAGCGAGAACATCGCGCTTACCGAAGCCTACTGCAAAGCCCAGGGCCTATGGCGGCATGCCGGCGACCAGCCGACGTTTACGCGCACCGTGTCATTGGATTTGAATACCGTAGAGCCCAGTCTCGCCGGGCCAAGCCGCCCGCAAGATCGGGTTGCGCTTGGCGATTTAGGCGAGGCGATGCGCGACTTTCTCAAAGCCAGCAAACGCGATCTACGTGAAAGCGTCGCAATTCCTGACATGGACTTAAAGTTACATCACGGCGACGTGGTGATTGCCGCTATTACCAGCTGTACAAACACCTCCAACCCCGACGTCATGATTGCCGCAGGGCTCGTTGCCCGCAAAGCTCGCGAACGCGGTTTACGCGTTAAGCCTTGGGTTAAGACCTCATTAGCGCCAGGATCAAAAGTAGTCAGCAAGTACTTAAGCGACAGCGGCCTACAAGAGGATTTAGACTCACTAGGCTTCGACTTAGTTGGCTATGGCTGTACAACCTGCATTGGCAATTCTGGCCCCCTACCAGACCCCATCGCCGCCGCCATCGACAGCAAGGATATGGTTGTATCAGCGCTATTGTCAGGCAACCGCAATTTCGAAGGCCGTATCCATCCGCAAGTAAAAGCGAGCTGGCTGGCATCGCCCCCGCTTGTTGTTGCCTATGCGCTCGCCGGCAGCACCCTGTTGAATCTGCGCGACGACGCTATCGGTAAAGACCAAGAAGGTAAGCCGGTTTATCTAAAAGACTTATGGCCGAGCAACCAGGAGATTCACGATATCCGCAAAATCGTCAGCGGCGACATGTTTAAAGATGCTTACCAGGATGTCTATAAGGGTACCGCTGAATGGCAGGCCATAAATATTGCCAGCACCGAAACCTACCAGTGGCAGGAAGACTCTAGCTATATTCGCTTGCCCACCTTCTTTGACACTCCCACAGTATCGGGCGAAGAGTTCCCGACCTTGCGCGGCGCCCGAATTCTTGGCTTGTTTGGTGACACCATCACCACCGACCATATTTCACCCGCAGGTAAAATTGCCCTAGACAGTCCGGCCAGCCATTATTTGCAAAGCAATGGCGTTTCGCCGGCGGAGTTTAACTCCTATGGTTCCCGGCGCGGCAATCATGAAGTGATGCTCCGCGGCACATTCGCCAATACTCGACTGCACAATAAACTCGTAGACCGTGAAGGCGGTTACACCTTATCGCCAGATGGTAAAAATGTTATCTCTATTTACAAAGCGGCCATGAAATACCAAGAGAGCAATACGCCGTTAGTTATCATCGCCGGCAAGCAATACGGCACTGGCTCGAGTCGAGACTGGGCTGCAAAAGGCACCTTATTACTGGGTATAAAAGCCGTGATTGCCGAAAGCTTCGAGCGAATTCACCGTTCCAACCTCATCGGTATGGGTGTAATGCCAATAGAGTTCGACAAGCAAATACCGCAGGAAATGCTAGATTTACAAGGCGACGAGGGCGTTGATATCATCTCCTGTGACCCTGTCTTGGCGCCAAAGCAAAAAGTCAGAATCATCTTGTCGCGCAGCGATGGCAGTCGCCATGAAGTACTGGGTCGGCTGCGGATAGACACCAAGGAGGAAATGGCCTATTTCCGTCACGGCGGTATTCTGCAATATGTTTTAGCGGAGCTGGGTAAATAA
- a CDS encoding 2-oxoacid:acceptor oxidoreductase subunit alpha, whose amino-acid sequence MKRIEAVNDFVIKFANVNGTGSASANNMFAKSLFRMGLPISPKNIFPSNIQGLPTWYEVRVNEKGYLGRRGGVDMMVCMNPQSMAKDIQEVEPGGYFLYDSSKPLDLRLMRSDIHFIGVPLKDLCQREYSDARQQQLFRNIIYVGALSALLDIEFDVLTGLVSDQFRGKEKLITPNVRALEIGYHYAAEHYQCPIGIRVERRDAVGDQILIDGNTAASLGAIYGGATVAAWYPITPSTSVVDGFDKYCKRLRIDPGSGNKNYAIVQAEDELAAIGMVIGASWNGARAFTATSGPGISLMSEFLGLAYFAEIPTVLIDVQRAGPSTGMPTRTQQSDVLACAYASHGDTKHVLLFPATPRECFEMTAEAFDLAETLQTPVIMLSDLDLGMNDTMSPPLVWDDKREYQRGKVFNEQQLEAMSERFGRYLDIDDDGIPYRTYPGTHPNKGAFFTRGTSRDEYAVYTEDGDAYEKNMQRLLKKWDTAKNLVPTPELIEAAKGGAKVGVIHFGTSRNATLEAVDSLAAQGIAVDTLRVRGFPFHKSVDAFIEQHDTVFVVDQNRDAQMRTLLVNECLVSPRDLISILNYNGTPISARKIYEEITMVLRGDNVRPLHKKKIAKESV is encoded by the coding sequence ATGAAACGCATCGAAGCAGTAAACGATTTCGTTATTAAATTTGCCAATGTAAATGGCACTGGCTCGGCTAGTGCTAACAATATGTTTGCAAAGTCCTTATTCCGTATGGGATTGCCAATAAGTCCTAAGAATATTTTCCCGTCAAATATCCAGGGTTTGCCAACTTGGTATGAAGTGCGGGTGAATGAAAAGGGCTATCTCGGCCGGCGCGGCGGCGTGGATATGATGGTATGCATGAATCCACAAAGCATGGCGAAAGACATCCAAGAAGTGGAGCCCGGTGGTTACTTTTTATATGATTCCAGCAAACCCCTAGATTTGCGTTTAATGCGCAGCGATATCCACTTCATTGGCGTACCCTTAAAAGACTTATGTCAGCGCGAATACAGTGATGCGCGGCAGCAGCAACTGTTTAGAAATATTATTTATGTCGGCGCCCTGTCGGCCTTGCTTGATATTGAATTCGATGTATTAACTGGATTGGTATCGGATCAATTCCGCGGCAAAGAAAAATTGATAACGCCCAATGTGCGGGCCTTGGAAATTGGCTATCACTATGCCGCCGAACACTACCAATGCCCAATTGGTATTCGTGTTGAACGCCGCGACGCGGTGGGTGATCAGATCTTGATTGACGGTAATACCGCCGCCTCGCTCGGTGCCATTTACGGCGGTGCTACGGTGGCGGCATGGTATCCCATTACCCCCTCGACATCGGTGGTAGATGGTTTCGATAAATACTGTAAGCGCCTGCGCATTGATCCCGGCAGCGGCAATAAAAATTATGCCATTGTGCAGGCTGAAGACGAATTAGCCGCAATCGGAATGGTGATTGGTGCGAGCTGGAATGGCGCCCGGGCCTTTACCGCAACCAGCGGCCCAGGTATTTCCTTGATGAGTGAATTTTTGGGGCTAGCTTATTTTGCTGAAATTCCCACGGTTCTCATCGATGTCCAGCGCGCAGGCCCATCGACGGGTATGCCGACCCGTACCCAGCAGTCTGATGTGCTCGCCTGCGCCTATGCCTCACACGGTGACACCAAGCACGTCCTGCTATTCCCCGCGACGCCGCGAGAATGCTTTGAGATGACAGCTGAGGCCTTCGATTTAGCTGAAACCCTGCAAACGCCGGTCATTATGTTAAGCGATCTTGATCTTGGCATGAACGACACGATGTCCCCACCGCTGGTATGGGACGATAAGCGTGAATATCAGCGCGGAAAGGTATTTAACGAACAGCAGCTGGAGGCGATGAGCGAGCGCTTTGGTCGCTATCTTGATATTGATGACGACGGCATTCCCTACCGTACTTACCCCGGCACCCACCCCAATAAGGGCGCCTTTTTTACCCGTGGCACCTCGCGAGATGAATACGCGGTGTACACCGAAGACGGTGATGCCTACGAAAAAAATATGCAGCGTCTGCTAAAAAAATGGGACACCGCGAAAAACCTTGTTCCCACGCCTGAGCTGATTGAAGCGGCAAAGGGCGGCGCCAAAGTGGGTGTTATTCATTTTGGCACCAGTCGCAATGCCACCCTAGAAGCGGTGGACTCCCTTGCCGCCCAAGGAATTGCGGTTGATACCCTGCGTGTAAGGGGCTTTCCCTTCCATAAATCTGTCGACGCCTTTATTGAACAGCACGACACGGTGTTTGTGGTAGACCAAAACCGAGATGCACAGATGCGAACGCTGCTGGTAAACGAATGCTTGGTGTCGCCAAGAGATTTAATTTCGATTTTAAATTACAACGGCACGCCCATTTCCGCGCGTAAGATCTACGAGGAAATTACCATGGTTTTGCGGGGCGATAATGTGCGGCCGCTGCATAAGAAAAAAATTGCTAAGGAGTCTGTTTAA
- a CDS encoding 2-oxoacid:ferredoxin oxidoreductase subunit beta produces the protein MTYIRPAFRHPELPRNDLGFTRKDYEGAISTLCAGCGHDSISAAIVQACFELSIAPHKVAKLSGIGCSSKTPTYFLGNSHGFNSVHGRMPSVATGANLANRDLIYVGVSGDGDTASIGMGQFTHVVRRNLNMMYVVENNGCYGLTKGQDSATADIGSASKKGEPNPFEPIDLASIALQLGATFVARSFSGDRDQLVPLIKAAISHRGFAFIDVISPCVTFNNNPKSTKGYEHVRDHLAATGTVDYVPFKHEISTEYEQGQSKEVTLHDGSVVHLHKADPELNLNSRRSALRLIKDYKAKDQILTGLLFMDEDSQDLHEILGTSKTPLRDLGAAELCPGQKVLDKLNESLR, from the coding sequence ATGACTTATATTCGTCCTGCATTTCGGCATCCCGAACTGCCACGCAATGATCTTGGTTTTACCCGCAAAGACTACGAAGGGGCGATATCAACCCTTTGCGCGGGTTGTGGCCATGACTCGATTAGCGCCGCTATTGTGCAAGCCTGTTTTGAGTTATCTATTGCCCCCCACAAAGTGGCCAAGCTATCAGGTATTGGCTGCTCGTCGAAAACACCAACCTACTTTCTGGGTAACTCCCACGGCTTTAACTCTGTGCATGGGCGTATGCCGTCGGTGGCAACGGGGGCTAATCTCGCCAATCGTGACCTGATTTATGTGGGTGTGTCTGGGGATGGCGATACCGCCTCAATCGGCATGGGGCAGTTTACCCATGTTGTGCGTCGCAATTTAAATATGATGTATGTGGTCGAGAATAATGGCTGCTACGGCTTAACCAAGGGCCAAGATTCTGCGACCGCCGATATTGGTTCCGCGAGTAAAAAAGGTGAACCCAACCCCTTTGAGCCTATCGACTTAGCGAGTATTGCCCTACAACTCGGCGCAACGTTTGTGGCGCGAAGTTTCTCTGGTGACAGAGATCAGTTGGTGCCGCTCATTAAGGCGGCTATTAGCCATCGTGGATTCGCTTTTATCGATGTGATCTCGCCCTGCGTGACCTTTAATAACAACCCTAAATCTACCAAGGGTTATGAGCATGTTCGCGATCATCTAGCGGCCACCGGCACAGTTGACTATGTCCCCTTTAAACACGAGATTTCAACCGAGTATGAACAGGGCCAATCTAAAGAAGTTACCTTGCATGATGGCTCGGTGGTACACCTTCACAAAGCCGACCCCGAACTAAATTTAAACAGCCGCCGCTCTGCCTTGCGGTTGATTAAAGACTATAAAGCAAAAGATCAAATTCTTACCGGCTTATTGTTTATGGATGAAGACTCTCAAGACCTGCATGAAATCTTGGGCACCAGCAAAACTCCGCTGCGCGATTTGGGAGCTGCAGAGCTCTGCCCGGGGCAGAAAGTACTGGATAAATTGAATGAGAGTTTGCGTTAG
- a CDS encoding DUF6489 family protein, protein MKIHVEVEVSPEEMRRLVGLPDAQPLWDAVYKRIGEGDSEMIQQMAKTAFTEGMKTIDLSARVLKSLSGLASNRKNSDKATTEAKDPESSDDKPQKPTPSKAAPVRRSASSKSKS, encoded by the coding sequence ATGAAAATTCATGTCGAGGTTGAAGTCAGTCCGGAAGAAATGCGCCGCTTAGTCGGACTTCCAGACGCCCAACCACTTTGGGATGCGGTCTACAAACGCATCGGCGAAGGTGACTCAGAAATGATTCAACAAATGGCGAAAACCGCGTTTACTGAAGGTATGAAAACCATCGATTTATCTGCTCGGGTATTGAAATCATTGAGCGGCTTAGCCAGCAATCGCAAAAATTCTGACAAAGCGACTACAGAGGCTAAAGATCCTGAAAGTAGCGATGACAAGCCGCAAAAACCAACACCTAGCAAAGCTGCGCCCGTGCGTCGCAGCGCATCCAGCAAAAGTAAAAGCTAA
- a CDS encoding lysophospholipid acyltransferase family protein has protein sequence MAFTDKNAEPYSGEHLVRYIKKAMRVSPPNSKIRNVAYKIIKRMFQPELINVENIPSQPCLFVANHAMYAVDGPIIGLPMLAEQGRFLRPLSDKFMWNSVNEKLLLDQGAVIGHPEVCSALMEKGSDLLVFPGGAHEATKSADKKYQLLWKERYGFIKLAAKHGYTIVPTAIVGPEDFYKHMIEGEDLPQTLVGRTLTRLGIINENTRTDLIGPIPMGLFGTLIPKPQKCYLQFGEPLDLSQYKGEVLSKATMVDLRAQVATSINTMVESLLLLQDEEKPNKGRLRRLLTR, from the coding sequence ATGGCTTTTACCGATAAGAATGCTGAACCCTACAGCGGTGAACACTTAGTTCGCTATATAAAAAAGGCTATGCGGGTTTCGCCACCGAATTCTAAAATCCGGAATGTTGCTTATAAGATAATCAAGCGCATGTTTCAGCCGGAACTGATTAATGTAGAAAACATTCCGTCTCAGCCTTGCTTGTTCGTTGCAAACCACGCCATGTACGCGGTTGACGGCCCTATTATCGGACTGCCAATGTTAGCTGAGCAAGGCCGTTTTCTGCGTCCGCTCAGCGATAAATTTATGTGGAATTCGGTTAACGAGAAGTTACTGTTAGACCAAGGGGCGGTCATTGGCCATCCCGAGGTATGCTCCGCCCTAATGGAAAAAGGCAGTGACTTGCTGGTGTTTCCAGGTGGCGCTCACGAGGCCACCAAATCAGCTGACAAAAAATACCAACTGCTGTGGAAGGAGCGTTACGGCTTTATAAAGCTCGCCGCTAAACATGGCTACACCATTGTACCAACGGCGATTGTTGGTCCAGAAGATTTTTACAAACACATGATAGAAGGTGAGGATTTACCACAGACTCTAGTTGGCCGCACGCTAACGCGGCTCGGCATTATTAATGAAAACACCCGTACAGACTTGATAGGACCTATTCCTATGGGCTTGTTCGGCACCCTTATTCCCAAACCCCAAAAATGCTATCTACAGTTTGGAGAGCCATTAGATTTAAGCCAGTACAAGGGTGAAGTCCTGAGCAAAGCTACGATGGTTGATTTACGTGCGCAAGTCGCAACTAGTATCAATACAATGGTTGAGTCGCTTTTACTGCTCCAGGATGAGGAAAAACCTAACAAAGGACGCCTTCGTCGCCTACTGACACGATAA
- a CDS encoding FAD-dependent oxidoreductase: MKATNTRDPEYFHKVVDCQYACPAHTPVPEYIRLIAAQRYTDAYMINWESNVFPGVLGRTCDRPCEPACRRGRIDDEPVAICRLKRVAADNKGDITNRMPIIPKQKNGKRIALIGAGPASLTVARDLMPLGYSVDLYDDQRAGGGFMRSQIPAFRLPEEVLNEEVNLILDMGVITHFNHYVDSLKAVLDKNYDAVFIGSGAPRGRDLDLPGRQAAKANIHIGIDWLSSVAFEHLESIGRKVIVLGGGNTAMDCCRTARRMGGDEVKVIVRSPFAEMKASPWEKEDAAHEGIPIMDNHVPQEFIVEEGRLVAMRFDRVKAVYEDGKRRLVSTGEEPVIVPCDDVLVAIGQENSFPWIERDVGVEFGKWDMPVVDEVSFQSSNPKVFFGGDSAFGPQNVITAVAHGHQAAISIDLHCQGESVAKRPPPGVTLVSQKMGIHEWSYDSEVANDVRYHVPQAELEDSLSNRKLEVELGFDAATAFQEAQRCLNCDAQTVFSEELCIECDACVDICPTDCLSIVVNSGEEDQVRQTLKMPANNTEQDIYVSEDLRTGRAMIKDENVCLHCGLCAERCPTAAWDMQKFYYSVTKAGQCG, encoded by the coding sequence TTGAAAGCCACTAACACCCGAGACCCCGAGTATTTTCACAAGGTGGTCGACTGCCAGTATGCCTGTCCGGCTCATACGCCGGTTCCAGAATATATCCGTTTAATTGCCGCTCAGCGTTACACCGATGCTTATATGATCAACTGGGAGTCGAATGTGTTCCCCGGGGTGCTCGGTCGCACCTGTGATCGGCCCTGCGAGCCGGCCTGTCGGCGCGGCCGAATAGATGATGAGCCGGTCGCGATTTGTCGGCTTAAGCGCGTCGCAGCCGATAATAAAGGCGATATCACTAATCGCATGCCAATTATTCCCAAGCAAAAAAATGGTAAACGCATTGCGCTTATTGGTGCTGGGCCGGCGTCATTAACTGTAGCAAGAGACTTGATGCCATTGGGCTATAGCGTTGACCTGTATGACGATCAGCGCGCCGGTGGCGGTTTTATGCGCAGCCAGATACCCGCATTCCGACTGCCCGAAGAAGTCTTAAATGAAGAGGTGAACCTTATTCTCGATATGGGCGTAATCACCCATTTCAATCATTATGTGGACAGCCTTAAAGCGGTCTTAGACAAAAATTATGATGCTGTCTTTATCGGCAGTGGTGCACCGCGTGGCCGAGATCTAGACTTGCCGGGCCGGCAGGCGGCAAAGGCCAATATTCATATCGGCATAGATTGGCTATCTAGCGTGGCCTTTGAACACCTTGAAAGCATCGGAAGAAAAGTCATTGTTCTCGGTGGTGGTAATACTGCTATGGATTGCTGCCGAACCGCGCGGCGAATGGGTGGCGATGAAGTCAAAGTGATTGTTCGCAGCCCTTTCGCTGAGATGAAAGCCTCACCATGGGAAAAAGAAGACGCCGCGCATGAGGGCATTCCGATTATGGATAACCATGTGCCACAGGAATTTATTGTCGAAGAGGGTCGCTTGGTGGCGATGCGCTTTGACCGTGTGAAGGCTGTGTATGAGGACGGTAAACGTCGCTTGGTCTCGACCGGAGAAGAGCCAGTCATTGTGCCATGCGATGACGTACTCGTTGCCATTGGCCAAGAGAATTCCTTTCCCTGGATTGAGCGTGATGTTGGCGTTGAGTTTGGTAAGTGGGATATGCCGGTGGTTGATGAGGTCAGTTTTCAGTCCAGCAATCCCAAGGTGTTCTTTGGCGGCGATTCCGCTTTTGGACCGCAGAATGTGATTACCGCGGTAGCGCACGGCCACCAAGCGGCGATCTCAATAGACTTGCATTGTCAGGGAGAGTCAGTCGCTAAACGGCCACCGCCAGGGGTGACCCTAGTGAGTCAAAAGATGGGGATCCACGAGTGGAGCTACGACAGCGAAGTCGCCAATGATGTTCGCTATCACGTTCCTCAAGCGGAGCTGGAAGACAGCCTCAGTAATCGAAAGTTGGAAGTGGAGTTGGGCTTTGATGCGGCCACCGCATTTCAGGAGGCGCAGCGTTGTCTCAATTGCGATGCTCAAACCGTGTTCTCAGAAGAATTGTGTATTGAATGTGACGCCTGTGTCGACATTTGCCCCACCGATTGCCTAAGTATTGTTGTTAACAGCGGGGAAGAAGACCAAGTTCGCCAGACATTAAAAATGCCCGCGAATAATACCGAGCAGGACATCTATGTGTCTGAGGATTTACGCACCGGTCGCGCCATGATTAAAGACGAGAATGTGTGTTTGCATTGTGGATTATGCGCGGAGCGCTGCCCAACGGCGGCGTGGGATATGCAGAAATTCTATTACTCGGTGACTAAAGCGGGGCAGTGCGGCTGA